The following proteins are co-located in the Methanomassiliicoccales archaeon genome:
- a CDS encoding ATP-dependent DNA ligase: protein MLFRELARVYEEVESRSSRLEMTELLANFLRQVDCASIDKVVYLTQGQLYPDFYPNKLGLADRLLMKTMVMATGMKEETIKTIWLKEGDPGKVAQQVFQSRKQMTLFSEPLTLERVYANLVSITEAEGAGSQELKMKLLSKLLSDATMEEAKFISRIVTGKMRLGVASMTLVDALALAFASKEERDEVERAFNITSDLGKVAKVLCSQGIEAVRGIKVTVGSPLRSMLAERMRSPREILERLGGKAAFEYKYDGVRVQAHITQEGIKLYSRRLEDLTSQFPDVSVSLRASFRGSTAIVEGECVPVDVNTGELLPFQEVSHRRGRKHGLEDAVEEYPVKVFLFDCVYLDGEDLSSRPFLERRRALESAFTKDERVAFSEMRILSHEKEVDEFFQEALKDGCEGLMAKSIGPDSVYRAGARGFLWIKYKKEYRSEMTDTVDLVVVGAFAGRGKRAGLYGALLMATYNELEDVFETVCKLGSGFDDATLASLPALLEPYKLGQRHPRVRSRMEADHWFEPAVVLEVLGAEITVSPIHTAAMSKVRDGSGLAIRFPRFSGRVRTDKGPREATTSQELEEMYHKQLKTIEG, encoded by the coding sequence TTTCTTGCGCCAAGTTGATTGCGCCTCCATCGACAAAGTGGTTTATCTTACCCAAGGCCAACTGTATCCTGATTTCTACCCTAACAAATTGGGCCTGGCGGACCGTCTGCTCATGAAGACTATGGTCATGGCCACGGGGATGAAAGAGGAAACAATAAAGACTATCTGGCTCAAGGAGGGGGATCCCGGCAAGGTAGCGCAGCAGGTATTCCAGAGCCGCAAGCAGATGACCTTGTTCTCCGAGCCTCTGACTTTGGAGAGGGTTTACGCGAACCTTGTGTCTATAACCGAAGCGGAGGGGGCTGGTTCCCAAGAGTTGAAGATGAAGCTGCTATCCAAGCTCCTAAGCGATGCTACTATGGAAGAAGCGAAGTTCATCTCCCGCATCGTCACGGGAAAGATGCGTTTGGGCGTGGCCTCCATGACGTTGGTAGACGCTCTTGCCCTGGCTTTTGCCTCCAAAGAAGAGCGAGATGAGGTGGAGCGAGCCTTTAACATCACCTCGGACCTGGGTAAAGTGGCCAAAGTGCTGTGCTCTCAAGGGATCGAGGCTGTTAGGGGCATAAAAGTGACGGTAGGAAGCCCTTTACGTTCAATGCTGGCAGAGAGAATGCGCTCGCCCCGAGAGATATTGGAGAGATTGGGGGGGAAGGCCGCTTTCGAGTACAAATATGATGGGGTGAGAGTTCAAGCTCACATAACCCAAGAGGGCATAAAATTGTATTCGCGCCGGCTGGAAGATCTGACGTCGCAATTCCCCGATGTGAGCGTATCTCTGCGAGCCTCCTTTCGGGGCTCTACTGCCATTGTGGAGGGCGAATGCGTTCCAGTGGACGTGAACACGGGAGAGCTCCTCCCTTTCCAGGAGGTATCCCATAGAAGGGGACGCAAACATGGACTTGAGGATGCGGTGGAAGAGTATCCCGTCAAGGTCTTCCTCTTCGACTGCGTGTATCTAGATGGCGAGGATTTGTCCTCCAGGCCATTCTTGGAGAGGCGGAGGGCACTGGAGTCCGCCTTCACCAAGGACGAGCGAGTGGCCTTCTCCGAGATGAGGATATTGTCCCACGAGAAGGAGGTCGATGAGTTCTTCCAGGAGGCTTTGAAGGACGGATGCGAAGGGCTCATGGCGAAGTCAATAGGGCCAGATTCGGTGTATCGTGCAGGGGCGCGGGGTTTCCTTTGGATAAAATACAAGAAGGAGTATCGCTCGGAGATGACGGACACCGTGGACCTGGTGGTGGTGGGAGCCTTCGCTGGGAGGGGCAAGAGAGCGGGATTGTACGGTGCCCTGCTCATGGCCACTTACAATGAGCTTGAGGATGTGTTCGAGACGGTATGCAAGCTGGGCTCAGGTTTCGACGACGCCACGCTTGCATCTCTCCCTGCCCTGTTAGAGCCCTATAAGCTGGGCCAACGCCATCCGCGAGTGCGCTCCCGCATGGAAGCGGACCATTGGTTCGAGCCGGCGGTGGTATTAGAGGTCCTTGGCGCGGAGATCACCGTGAGCCCCATCCATACCGCCGCCATGTCCAAGGTGCGTGATGGATCTGGTCTAGCCATAAGATTCCCTCGATTCAGCGGAAGGGTGCGCACCGACAAGGGGCCAAGAGAAGCGACGACCAGCCAAGAGCTGGAGGAAATGTACCATAAACAATTGAAGACCATCGAGGGCTGA
- a CDS encoding RpoL/Rpb11 RNA polymerase subunit family protein, whose product MEIQLLDKEKDSIKIQIKDADMTLISPLVKELLEDELVTEVKYTAAHPELGFPTLYVKVSSGKPQTALKRAAKALSNNFKEAKEKLAKELK is encoded by the coding sequence ATGGAGATTCAGCTTCTCGATAAGGAAAAGGACTCCATCAAGATCCAGATCAAGGATGCAGATATGACCTTGATCTCACCTTTGGTCAAGGAGCTCTTAGAAGATGAGCTGGTTACCGAGGTCAAATACACTGCCGCTCATCCTGAGCTGGGCTTTCCCACCCTTTACGTGAAGGTCAGCAGTGGAAAGCCCCAGACTGCCCTCAAAAGGGCTGCTAAAGCCCTCTCCAACAACTTCAAGGAGGCCAAGGAGAAGTTGGCCAAGGAATTGAAGTGA
- the truD gene encoding tRNA pseudouridine(13) synthase TruD — MKFIPMGYLECSTAEACIGLEVFYTDTPGTGGVLKRKVEDFVVEEISRPPPEDPEGRFTIAKVTSTNWETNRLVRALAHQLGISRHRISFAGTKDKRAVTSQLMCFEAPLEKVRELRLHQVSVENAYRSRRNITIGDLIGNAFRIRISGCTVEGKELKARARSTFSLLEELGGFPNFFGVQRFGSLRPITHIVGRHIVRGEFEQACLTYAANPVPQEGEEAKEARLYLQETRDWKGALSKMPRHLVFERMVVEHLAHRPGDYAGAIRALPRNLQMMFVHAYQSYIFNRILSERIRRGLPLHEPLEGDVVLPIDKDGLPDHDKSVPVTRGNLDLVWAQVKSGRAVVSAVLFGSESVLAEGLPGEIESMMIEREGVKREDFVIPLIPECSSTGSRREIVARFNDLLYEAQGDSLLLSFSLGKGCYATSLLREVMKSDMLEADRAVYEMEKESSAAK; from the coding sequence GTGAAATTCATTCCCATGGGATACCTGGAGTGTTCCACGGCTGAGGCCTGCATCGGGCTTGAAGTCTTTTATACAGACACCCCAGGAACCGGAGGAGTGCTGAAGCGTAAAGTAGAGGACTTTGTGGTGGAGGAGATTTCCCGACCTCCTCCTGAGGATCCTGAGGGGCGATTCACCATCGCTAAAGTGACCTCGACGAATTGGGAGACCAACCGTTTGGTGCGAGCTCTGGCACACCAGCTGGGCATATCTCGCCACCGCATCTCCTTCGCTGGTACCAAGGACAAGAGGGCAGTTACTTCTCAACTGATGTGCTTCGAGGCCCCTTTAGAGAAGGTGCGTGAGCTACGATTGCACCAGGTGAGCGTGGAGAATGCATACCGCTCGAGAAGGAACATCACCATCGGCGATCTCATCGGCAATGCATTCAGGATTCGGATATCTGGTTGTACGGTCGAGGGGAAAGAGCTCAAGGCTCGAGCGCGCTCCACCTTCTCTCTCCTTGAGGAGCTTGGGGGTTTCCCTAACTTCTTCGGCGTGCAACGCTTCGGCTCCCTGCGCCCTATAACGCACATAGTTGGTCGACATATTGTAAGAGGTGAGTTCGAGCAGGCCTGCCTGACCTATGCCGCTAACCCCGTGCCCCAAGAAGGGGAGGAGGCCAAAGAGGCTCGACTTTATCTGCAAGAAACAAGAGACTGGAAAGGAGCCCTATCAAAAATGCCTCGTCACCTGGTATTCGAGCGGATGGTGGTGGAGCATTTAGCTCATCGACCGGGGGACTACGCCGGTGCCATTCGTGCCCTTCCTAGAAACTTGCAGATGATGTTCGTTCATGCATACCAATCCTACATATTCAATCGCATACTCAGCGAGCGCATCCGTCGAGGGCTTCCTCTGCATGAGCCTCTCGAAGGTGATGTGGTACTGCCGATAGATAAGGACGGGCTTCCGGATCATGACAAGTCTGTGCCAGTGACGCGTGGTAATCTAGACTTGGTGTGGGCGCAAGTAAAGAGTGGCAGGGCGGTAGTAAGCGCTGTTCTTTTCGGCTCGGAAAGCGTTTTGGCGGAAGGATTGCCCGGGGAGATCGAAAGCATGATGATCGAGAGGGAGGGCGTCAAACGAGAGGACTTCGTGATACCATTAATACCAGAGTGCAGCTCTACTGGCTCCCGCAGGGAGATCGTGGCGCGCTTCAACGATCTGCTTTATGAGGCGCAGGGCGACTCTCTCCTCTTATCCTTTTCCTTAGGCAAAGGTTGCTATGCCACCTCCCTTCTGCGCGAAGTCATGAAATCGGATATGCTGGAGGCGGACAGGGCGGTGTATGAGATGGAGAAAGAGTCGTCAGCTGCAAAATGA